Proteins encoded by one window of Nodosilinea sp. PGN35:
- a CDS encoding Asr1405/Asl0597 family protein, with protein sequence MHVLESDYLGPGQDLRDAIPAQTVVELDRITRWTVYRRLQELDVACECGCDRPLTVTIDTPTAALLVWSVVQTATLSKSSLTDHLERCWQQRSLR encoded by the coding sequence ATGCACGTTTTAGAATCAGACTATTTAGGGCCAGGGCAAGACCTGCGAGACGCCATCCCCGCTCAAACTGTCGTTGAGCTAGACCGCATTACCCGCTGGACCGTCTATCGTCGCCTTCAAGAACTCGACGTAGCCTGCGAGTGCGGCTGCGATCGCCCCCTCACCGTCACTATCGACACCCCCACCGCTGCCCTGCTGGTCTGGAGCGTAGTGCAGACCGCAACTCTTTCTAAATCTTCCCTCACCGACCACCTCGAGCGCTGCTGGCAGCAAAGGAGCCTGCGATGA
- a CDS encoding (2Fe-2S) ferredoxin domain-containing protein: MKTTYESAVTEVAAPTGQVLKGQYAGAYRSDKGKIKGLLLRSGQTELTVKLPKYLRPMLVRELAPGDFVQVWAYPEDERWRAINVLPLPECEAETLRQRWGDLAPVAEPAQPKQKRLCIEVCSKGKCFKQGGRQTYHDLQAAVADNPELSHVSVKATGCMKACKHGPNLRLPSGKMLHRASPADALAKLSR, translated from the coding sequence ATGAAAACCACCTACGAATCCGCTGTGACCGAGGTGGCAGCGCCCACCGGGCAGGTGCTCAAGGGGCAGTACGCCGGAGCCTACCGCTCTGATAAAGGCAAGATCAAGGGGCTGCTGCTGCGATCGGGGCAGACAGAGCTTACCGTTAAGCTGCCCAAGTACCTGCGGCCCATGCTGGTGCGTGAGCTAGCGCCGGGCGATTTTGTGCAGGTTTGGGCATACCCCGAAGATGAGCGCTGGCGAGCGATCAACGTGCTGCCCCTGCCGGAGTGCGAGGCAGAGACCCTGCGCCAGCGGTGGGGTGATCTGGCCCCGGTGGCAGAACCGGCTCAACCCAAGCAAAAGCGCCTCTGTATTGAGGTGTGCAGCAAAGGCAAATGCTTTAAGCAGGGCGGCAGGCAGACCTACCACGACCTGCAAGCGGCTGTCGCCGACAATCCTGAGTTAAGCCATGTCTCGGTCAAGGCGACGGGCTGCATGAAAGCCTGCAAGCACGGCCCCAACCTGCGCCTGCCCAGCGGCAAAATGCTGCACCGAGCCAGCCCCGCCGATGCCCTGGCTAAGCTGAGTCGATGA
- a CDS encoding Dps family protein encodes MPITETLLQTYGEVADNPVLLEKSVTEPVVDGLATLYASFTALALQYQKHHFVVEGSEYYMLHNYFEESYEAAQGHAHDVGERLHGLGGIPPLSFGKLGELCCFDMENDDAYRCRIMIDHDLKAEQSLIELIRRLAAQAESLGDRATRYLYEQILLKTEERAYHLEHFLTPDSLKLGW; translated from the coding sequence ATGCCTATCACTGAAACACTGCTGCAAACCTACGGCGAGGTGGCAGACAACCCAGTACTGCTGGAGAAGTCGGTTACAGAGCCGGTGGTAGATGGTCTGGCGACGCTCTACGCCAGCTTCACCGCCCTGGCGTTGCAGTACCAAAAGCACCACTTTGTGGTGGAAGGGTCGGAGTACTACATGCTCCACAACTATTTTGAAGAGAGCTACGAAGCGGCCCAGGGCCACGCCCACGACGTGGGGGAACGGCTGCACGGACTGGGGGGCATCCCGCCCCTGAGCTTTGGCAAGCTGGGTGAGCTGTGCTGCTTCGATATGGAAAACGACGACGCCTACCGCTGCCGCATTATGATCGACCACGACCTCAAAGCCGAGCAGTCGCTGATCGAGCTGATCCGTCGGTTGGCGGCTCAGGCCGAGAGTCTGGGCGATCGCGCCACCCGCTACCTCTACGAGCAAATTTTGCTGAAAACCGAGGAGCGAGCCTACCACCTGGAGCACTTCCTCACCCCCGACAGCCTCAAGCTGGGCTGGTAG
- a CDS encoding Fur family transcriptional regulator: protein MTDNDSPLPSLNQEPELLKTVLNKEGFRFTSQRQKILDLFQSAALGHHLNADEIHQQLLDQGEKISFSTIYRALHVMVRLGLLQELELAEGRKYYELNTPFMEQHHHLVCVHCGAVQEFEDATMTQVGSSESASRGFSLLNCQFTVYGICPSCQSLLG from the coding sequence ATGACAGACAACGATTCGCCTCTGCCTAGCTTAAATCAGGAGCCTGAACTACTCAAAACCGTTCTTAATAAAGAGGGGTTTCGGTTCACCAGTCAGCGGCAAAAGATTCTGGATTTATTTCAGTCGGCGGCCCTGGGCCATCACTTAAACGCCGACGAAATTCATCAGCAGTTGCTGGATCAGGGCGAAAAAATTAGTTTCTCAACCATCTACCGGGCGCTGCACGTAATGGTGCGGTTGGGACTTTTGCAGGAGCTAGAGCTGGCCGAGGGCCGCAAATACTACGAACTCAATACCCCGTTTATGGAGCAGCACCACCACCTGGTGTGTGTCCACTGCGGGGCGGTACAGGAGTTTGAGGATGCCACCATGACCCAGGTGGGCAGCAGCGAAAGCGCCTCGCGGGGGTTCTCGCTGCTGAACTGCCAGTTTACGGTCTACGGCATTTGCCCCAGTTGCCAGTCACTGTTGGGCTAA
- a CDS encoding DNA-3-methyladenine glycosylase yields the protein MAPGDAAKALDSELLPPSPLLRRAVAVVCDRDPSFLRIETEAGPLTVRAWAPGFPSLVRIIMGQQLSSKAAQAIFQRLAAALELTPEAIAAAPALTLKQAGLSQAKIATCQRLAIAILSDQLNLTALPALSDTEAIAQLTQIKGIGVWTAEVYLLFCLQRLSSFPASDLAIQISYQRLHNLESRPTRKELLVVTSHLEPYRGAVAHLLWHYYRYSHGQLS from the coding sequence ATGGCACCTGGCGACGCGGCGAAAGCTTTAGACAGTGAGTTACTGCCGCCCAGCCCTCTGCTGCGGCGGGCGGTGGCGGTGGTGTGCGATCGCGACCCCAGCTTCCTCCGCATCGAAACCGAGGCTGGCCCCCTCACTGTGCGCGCCTGGGCACCGGGATTTCCTTCGCTGGTGCGGATTATTATGGGGCAGCAGCTGTCGTCGAAAGCGGCTCAGGCCATCTTTCAGCGGCTAGCAGCAGCACTGGAGCTGACCCCTGAGGCGATCGCCGCCGCTCCAGCTCTCACCCTCAAACAGGCGGGGCTGAGCCAGGCCAAAATTGCCACCTGTCAGCGGCTGGCGATCGCCATTTTGTCAGATCAGCTCAATCTCACCGCACTGCCTGCGCTGTCTGACACAGAGGCGATCGCTCAGCTCACGCAGATCAAGGGCATTGGGGTTTGGACGGCGGAGGTTTACCTGTTGTTTTGTCTTCAGCGGCTGAGCAGCTTTCCGGCCTCAGATTTGGCCATTCAAATTAGCTACCAGCGGCTGCACAACCTGGAGAGTCGCCCTACGCGCAAGGAACTGTTAGTGGTGACATCGCATCTCGAACCCTACCGTGGAGCCGTTGCCCACCTGCTGTGGCACTACTACAGATATAGCCATGGTCAATTGAGTTAG
- a CDS encoding AEC family transporter, with amino-acid sequence MEILISAMLPIALVALVGFGVGRSFELDMQTLARVNIYALLPALVLTSLAQTTLALGNAIAIVVSFLLNTVVLYLLAVGLSRRLNFSVDEQKSLIAIVLFSNVGNLGLPFILFALGEAGLERAVVYLVGSSVMIASVFPIVLKGAGLRAGINVTLRLPVFWAALAGLGLQAVQGAFPLPLERGMALLGEGAIPVALLTLGVQLARTELAFGRYEVIGSVLRLGVAPLLAYGIGTAVGLQGLDRQVLVLQAAMPVAVNSLIWVTELGGDRTLVARTILFSTFLSVFTLPVVLWLSGR; translated from the coding sequence ATGGAAATTTTGATTTCGGCGATGCTGCCCATTGCCCTGGTGGCGCTGGTGGGGTTTGGCGTGGGGCGCAGCTTTGAGCTGGACATGCAAACCCTGGCGCGGGTGAATATCTACGCCCTGCTGCCCGCGCTGGTGTTGACCAGTCTGGCCCAGACCACGCTGGCGCTGGGCAATGCGATCGCGATCGTCGTCAGCTTTTTGCTCAACACCGTGGTGCTGTACCTGCTGGCGGTGGGGCTGAGCCGTCGCCTCAACTTTTCAGTGGATGAGCAAAAGAGCCTGATTGCCATCGTGCTGTTCTCGAACGTGGGCAACCTGGGGCTGCCCTTTATTTTGTTTGCCCTGGGGGAAGCGGGCCTAGAGCGGGCGGTGGTGTACCTGGTTGGCTCTAGCGTCATGATTGCCAGCGTGTTTCCCATTGTGCTGAAAGGGGCAGGGCTGAGGGCCGGGATCAACGTAACGCTGCGGCTGCCGGTGTTTTGGGCCGCCCTGGCGGGTTTGGGTCTCCAGGCGGTGCAGGGCGCGTTTCCGCTGCCGCTGGAGCGGGGCATGGCGCTGCTGGGGGAGGGGGCCATTCCGGTGGCGCTGCTGACGCTGGGGGTGCAACTGGCGCGAACGGAGCTGGCGTTTGGCCGCTACGAGGTGATCGGCTCGGTGCTGCGGCTGGGGGTGGCTCCGCTGCTGGCCTACGGCATTGGCACAGCGGTAGGCTTGCAGGGGCTAGACCGCCAGGTACTGGTGCTGCAGGCGGCCATGCCCGTGGCGGTCAACTCGCTGATTTGGGTGACCGAGTTAGGGGGCGACAGAACCCTTGTGGCCCGCACTATTCTGTTCTCAACCTTTCTCAGCGTGTTTACCCTGCCGGTGGTGCTGTGGCTGAGCGGTCGGTAG
- a CDS encoding DUF29 domain-containing protein has translation MATLYDRDIALWSEAMVDLLRQGQFDQIDLKHLIDEVEDLGRRQRDRLVSSIRLILQHLLKWQYQPERRSPSWSKTIQRERLNIQTYLDDTPSLRRILTSEWLAKTYQIARKEAAIETDLPLSQFPTECGYTWEQVLDDSFFPQ, from the coding sequence CTGGCGACCCTCTACGATCGCGACATTGCCCTCTGGTCAGAGGCCATGGTCGATCTTTTACGACAGGGCCAATTCGACCAGATTGACCTCAAACACCTGATTGACGAGGTAGAAGATTTGGGACGGCGTCAGCGCGATCGCCTGGTCAGCTCCATTCGGCTCATTTTGCAGCATTTGCTCAAGTGGCAATACCAGCCTGAGCGGCGCTCACCGAGCTGGTCAAAAACCATTCAGCGGGAGCGGCTCAACATTCAAACCTATCTGGATGACACCCCCAGCCTGAGGCGGATTTTGACCTCAGAGTGGTTAGCGAAGACTTACCAGATCGCGCGTAAAGAAGCTGCGATCGAAACCGATTTACCGCTGAGCCAGTTCCCAACCGAGTGTGGTTACACCTGGGAACAGGTACTCGATGACAGCTTTTTCCCGCAGTAA
- a CDS encoding type II toxin-antitoxin system HicB family antitoxin, which produces MTQYRIVIEPTETGFSAYSPDLPGCISMGETRTEVESNMREAIAFHLEGLKLEGLDVPSPSTTSAYVEVVA; this is translated from the coding sequence ATGACTCAGTACCGGATTGTCATTGAACCAACCGAAACAGGCTTTTCGGCCTATTCCCCCGACCTACCAGGCTGCATTTCAATGGGGGAGACTCGAACTGAAGTCGAAAGCAACATGCGCGAGGCGATCGCCTTTCATCTAGAGGGCTTGAAGCTAGAAGGTTTAGACGTGCCATCACCTTCTACGACCTCAGCCTACGTCGAGGTCGTCGCTTAG
- a CDS encoding Uma2 family endonuclease, producing the protein MVQANPKLLSVDDFIADYGDQDRYELIDGELIDLEPTGLHEQVIGFVVRKLSVEIDRLDLPYIIPHRCLIRVSDDTAFRPDVIVLDKTQLVHEPLWRTQPVVTSNAAIKLIAEVVSTNWQNDYARKVEDYALFGIPEYWITDYLALGGREYIGQPKRPTVTVCQLAGEFYDKQLFQQDESLISPTFPELQLRASAIFAAGQL; encoded by the coding sequence ATGGTTCAGGCCAATCCCAAACTGCTGAGCGTTGACGACTTCATTGCCGATTATGGCGACCAGGATCGCTATGAGCTGATCGATGGAGAGCTAATCGATTTGGAACCGACGGGGTTACACGAACAGGTGATCGGTTTTGTCGTGCGAAAGCTCAGCGTTGAAATCGATCGCTTGGATTTGCCCTATATCATTCCCCACCGCTGCTTAATTCGGGTTTCAGACGATACGGCTTTTCGCCCCGATGTAATTGTGCTGGACAAAACCCAGCTAGTTCACGAACCGCTGTGGAGAACTCAGCCGGTCGTGACTTCCAATGCGGCGATTAAGCTGATTGCGGAGGTGGTTAGCACCAATTGGCAGAACGATTACGCGCGCAAGGTGGAAGATTACGCGCTGTTTGGCATACCCGAATATTGGATTACGGATTACCTGGCGCTGGGGGGCAGAGAATACATCGGGCAGCCAAAACGGCCAACGGTAACGGTGTGTCAGTTGGCGGGAGAATTCTACGATAAGCAGCTATTTCAGCAAGACGAGAGCTTAATCTCGCCAACGTTTCCAGAGTTGCAGCTTCGAGCCAGTGCCATTTTTGCCGCTGGACAGTTGTAA
- a CDS encoding CoA-acylating methylmalonate-semialdehyde dehydrogenase has product MTQSGILKNYINGQWVPSTAGEMLAVDNPATGEVLGQVPVSPKDEVDQAAQAAAIAFEDWRRVPPPQRVQPLFKLKDLLETHLEELAQTITQECGKTLAESEGELRRAIENVEVACGIPMMMQGTVLEDVASGIDEFMIRQPLGVAAAIAPFNFPAMIPFWFMPYALACGNTYIVKPSEKVPLTMQRIFELLDAAGFPPGVVNLVHGAKETVDAILGHPTIRAISFVGSSPVAKYIYAQAAAQGKRVQCQGGAKNPVIVLPDADRDMTTRIVADSAFGCAGQRCLAASLAVTVGEATEWFTDAIAHTAATRTVGNGLDANVQMGPVITAQSRQRIERLIQTGAEEGATVLVDGRDPQIPDLEAGHFVKPTVLQGVPPSGEIAHTEIFGPVLGLMAVDTVEDAIALVNQSPWGNMACLFTNSGAAARQFRYAANAGNIGINIGVAAPMAFFPFSGWKDSFFGDLHGQGAHAVEFFTQTKVVVERWPKEWSRQF; this is encoded by the coding sequence ATGACGCAATCGGGGATCTTGAAGAACTACATCAATGGCCAGTGGGTGCCGTCCACAGCGGGGGAAATGCTTGCCGTGGATAACCCAGCTACCGGAGAGGTGCTGGGTCAGGTACCCGTTTCGCCCAAAGATGAGGTCGATCAGGCCGCCCAGGCTGCCGCCATAGCCTTCGAAGATTGGCGACGAGTGCCCCCACCCCAGCGGGTGCAGCCCCTGTTTAAGCTCAAAGACCTGCTGGAAACCCATTTAGAAGAATTAGCCCAGACCATCACCCAGGAGTGCGGCAAGACCCTGGCCGAGTCTGAGGGCGAGCTGCGACGGGCGATCGAGAATGTGGAGGTGGCCTGCGGCATTCCGATGATGATGCAGGGCACGGTGCTGGAGGATGTTGCCAGCGGCATCGACGAATTTATGATTCGGCAACCGCTGGGGGTGGCGGCGGCGATCGCCCCCTTCAACTTCCCGGCCATGATTCCCTTCTGGTTCATGCCCTACGCCCTGGCCTGCGGCAACACCTACATCGTCAAACCCTCCGAAAAAGTGCCCCTGACCATGCAGCGTATCTTTGAGCTGCTGGACGCGGCGGGCTTTCCCCCCGGCGTGGTGAACCTGGTGCATGGCGCTAAAGAAACGGTGGATGCGATTTTGGGGCATCCCACGATCCGAGCGATCAGCTTTGTCGGCTCTTCTCCGGTGGCCAAATACATCTACGCCCAGGCGGCGGCCCAGGGCAAGCGGGTGCAGTGCCAGGGCGGGGCCAAAAATCCGGTGATTGTGCTGCCCGATGCCGATCGCGATATGACCACCCGCATTGTCGCCGACAGCGCCTTTGGCTGTGCCGGTCAGCGCTGCCTGGCCGCCTCCCTGGCGGTGACGGTGGGGGAGGCCACCGAGTGGTTTACCGATGCGATCGCCCACACCGCCGCCACCCGCACCGTCGGCAACGGCCTGGATGCCAATGTGCAGATGGGGCCGGTGATCACCGCCCAGAGCCGGCAGCGGATCGAGCGCCTGATTCAAACCGGGGCTGAGGAAGGGGCGACGGTGCTGGTGGATGGTCGCGATCCTCAAATTCCCGACCTGGAGGCGGGTCACTTCGTCAAACCGACGGTGCTGCAAGGGGTGCCCCCCAGCGGCGAAATTGCCCACACCGAAATCTTTGGCCCGGTGCTGGGGCTGATGGCGGTAGACACCGTGGAGGATGCGATCGCCCTGGTAAACCAGAGCCCCTGGGGCAACATGGCCTGCCTGTTCACCAACAGCGGTGCCGCCGCCCGCCAGTTTCGCTACGCCGCCAACGCTGGCAACATCGGCATCAACATTGGCGTGGCCGCCCCCATGGCCTTCTTCCCCTTCAGCGGCTGGAAGGACAGCTTCTTTGGCGACCTCCACGGCCAGGGAGCCCACGCGGTGGAGTTCTTCACCCAGACCAAGGTGGTCGTTGAGCGCTGGCCCAAAGAATGGAGCCGCCAGTTTTGA
- a CDS encoding DUF29 domain-containing protein: MQTTTLYDQDFHAWTQRQVELLRSGQLAELDIENLVEEIESLGRQERQELRNRLGVLLGHLLKWHYQPTARTKSWAATIQEQRRRIQRHLKENPSLRPYLVEAIAIGYEDGLDLVNRETPLDPNQLPQVCPFSEADIFEQPISWPPHS, translated from the coding sequence ATGCAAACAACCACACTCTACGACCAAGACTTTCACGCCTGGACTCAGCGCCAGGTCGAGCTGTTGCGATCGGGTCAACTGGCCGAACTCGATATTGAAAACCTGGTGGAGGAAATTGAGTCGTTGGGTAGGCAAGAACGCCAGGAGCTTCGCAATCGCCTGGGCGTGCTGCTGGGGCATTTGCTCAAGTGGCACTACCAACCCACCGCCCGCACCAAAAGCTGGGCCGCCACTATTCAAGAACAGCGGCGCAGAATTCAGCGCCATCTCAAGGAAAATCCTAGCTTGAGGCCCTATTTGGTAGAAGCGATCGCGATCGGCTACGAAGATGGCCTGGATTTAGTCAACCGAGAGACACCACTCGACCCCAATCAGCTACCGCAGGTTTGCCCCTTCTCAGAAGCCGATATTTTTGAGCAACCTATCAGCTGGCCACCTCATAGTTAG
- the thiC gene encoding phosphomethylpyrimidine synthase, which produces MRTEWIAKRQGHTNVSQMHYARQGVITEEMAHVAQRENLPADLIRDEVARGRMIIPANINHPNLEPMAIGIAAKCKVNANIGASPNSSDIHEEVAKLHLAVKYGADTLMDLSTGGGDLDAIRTAIIQASPIPIGTVPVYQALESVHGNIETLTADDFLHIIEKHAQQGVDYQTIHAGILIEHLPLVRDRITGIVSRGGGILARWMLHHHRQNPLYTHFNDIIEIFKRYDVSFSLGDSLRPGCLHDATDAAQLAELKTLGQLTRQAWEHDVQVMVEGPGHVPMDQIDYNVKKQMEECAEAPFYVLGPLVTDIAAGYDHISSAIGAALAGWSGAAMLCYVTPKEHLGLPNAEDVRQGLIAYKIAAHAADIARHRPGARDRDDAMSHARYNFDWNKQFELSLDPERAKEYHDETLPADIYKTAEFCSMCGPKFCPMQTKVDADALTELEKFLAKEKAAV; this is translated from the coding sequence ATGAGAACTGAATGGATTGCTAAGCGCCAGGGCCACACTAACGTGTCGCAGATGCACTACGCCCGCCAGGGAGTCATCACCGAAGAGATGGCCCACGTTGCCCAGCGGGAGAACCTGCCCGCAGACCTCATCCGCGACGAGGTGGCGCGGGGCCGCATGATCATCCCCGCCAACATCAACCACCCGAATTTGGAACCGATGGCGATCGGCATTGCCGCCAAGTGCAAGGTCAACGCCAACATCGGCGCGTCGCCCAACTCCTCGGATATCCACGAAGAAGTCGCCAAGCTGCACCTGGCCGTGAAGTACGGGGCCGACACCCTGATGGATTTGTCCACCGGGGGCGGCGATCTCGATGCCATTCGCACCGCCATCATCCAGGCATCGCCGATTCCCATCGGCACGGTGCCCGTCTATCAGGCACTGGAGAGCGTCCACGGCAACATCGAAACCCTCACCGCTGACGACTTCTTGCACATTATCGAAAAGCACGCCCAGCAGGGGGTCGATTACCAGACCATCCACGCCGGGATTTTGATTGAGCACTTGCCCCTGGTGCGCGATCGCATCACCGGCATTGTCTCTCGCGGCGGCGGCATCCTGGCCCGCTGGATGCTGCACCACCACCGGCAAAACCCGCTCTACACCCACTTCAACGACATCATTGAGATCTTCAAGCGCTACGATGTGTCCTTTAGCCTGGGAGATTCTCTGCGCCCCGGCTGCCTCCACGACGCCACCGATGCTGCCCAGCTGGCCGAACTCAAAACCCTGGGCCAGCTCACCCGCCAGGCCTGGGAGCACGACGTGCAGGTGATGGTCGAAGGCCCCGGCCACGTGCCGATGGACCAGATCGACTACAACGTCAAAAAACAAATGGAGGAATGCGCCGAAGCCCCCTTCTACGTGCTGGGGCCGCTGGTCACCGACATCGCCGCCGGTTATGACCACATCAGCTCGGCGATCGGCGCGGCCCTGGCGGGCTGGAGCGGGGCGGCCATGCTCTGCTACGTAACGCCCAAAGAGCACCTGGGCCTGCCCAATGCCGAGGACGTGCGCCAGGGGCTGATCGCCTACAAAATTGCGGCCCACGCGGCGGATATTGCGCGGCACAGGCCGGGGGCACGCGATCGCGACGATGCCATGTCCCACGCCCGCTACAACTTCGACTGGAACAAGCAGTTCGAGCTGTCCCTGGACCCCGAGCGGGCGAAAGAATACCACGACGAAACCCTGCCCGCCGACATCTACAAAACCGCCGAGTTCTGCTCGATGTGCGGCCCCAAGTTCTGCCCCATGCAGACCAAGGTGGATGCCGATGCCCTCACCGAGCTAGAGAAGTTTCTGGCCAAGGAGAAGGCCGCAGTGTAG
- a CDS encoding type II toxin-antitoxin system RelE/ParE family toxin, giving the protein MSYEVLIKPAAQRQLKKLPRAVQVDLIALIERLAQDPRPPGCKKLKGRQSQYRVRLGDYRVIYSVEEEALIVRVIKVGHRRDIYEEP; this is encoded by the coding sequence ATGAGCTACGAGGTTTTAATCAAGCCCGCTGCCCAACGACAGCTTAAAAAACTTCCAAGGGCTGTGCAAGTAGACTTGATTGCCCTGATTGAGCGGTTAGCCCAAGATCCCAGACCACCAGGCTGCAAAAAGCTAAAGGGGCGACAAAGCCAGTACCGGGTGCGTTTAGGTGACTACCGAGTGATCTACAGCGTTGAGGAAGAGGCGCTGATAGTCAGGGTGATCAAGGTAGGGCATCGGCGCGATATTTATGAGGAACCGTAA
- a CDS encoding VOC family protein, translating to MHRSRLGNIVIDCQTEDLLSAARFWSATLGYPLPQDLDASSNFIQLITPPGEVQVIIQRVSHEARAHLDIETDSIESEISRLEHLGATVVSRKDGWVVMQAPSGHRFCVGSPYRGGFDQAANNWN from the coding sequence GTGCATAGAAGCAGGCTAGGAAATATTGTTATTGATTGCCAAACCGAGGATTTGCTGTCAGCGGCTAGGTTTTGGAGCGCCACGCTGGGCTATCCGCTGCCTCAGGATTTGGATGCCAGCAGCAACTTCATTCAGCTGATTACGCCACCCGGCGAAGTACAAGTCATTATTCAACGTGTAAGCCACGAGGCACGGGCGCATCTCGACATTGAGACCGATTCAATAGAGTCGGAAATTTCGCGTTTAGAGCACCTCGGAGCCACGGTCGTCTCTCGTAAGGACGGATGGGTGGTCATGCAAGCACCGAGCGGGCATCGATTCTGCGTTGGCAGTCCCTATCGCGGCGGCTTTGATCAAGCCGCCAACAACTGGAACTGA
- a CDS encoding Fic family protein, producing MDKAAFSGDFPGRLWEISVDGRQDWAFIPSALPEDWTVPYEIWELLAQAREELARLDGVGRNMPNYNLLLRPLQRREALRSSSLEGTYATPEQLLLFEIDPKEPKSASDPVSAWQEVWNYSRALELGLEILAERPISLNLIRAMHQELLAGVRGSQKDPGNFRRSQVHVGSDRRFIPPPPNEVMPCLDNFEKSIHKEKRIDPLIFCFMAHYQFEAIHPFLDGNGRVGRLLLSLMIYDKYNLRKPWLYLSAFFDKYKDEYINLLFQVSSKGNWEDWIKFCLRGTIEQSKDSIRRFDELLELRIQYMELLDQSGGNIRLNRLIEHLFESPAITIPQLKAMCGISYPTARTDIERLVRVGILMESNMVERPKIYFAPHILDIAFDD from the coding sequence ATGGATAAGGCGGCATTTTCGGGAGATTTTCCTGGTAGGCTCTGGGAAATATCAGTGGATGGAAGGCAAGACTGGGCATTTATACCCTCTGCACTACCAGAGGATTGGACAGTCCCCTATGAAATATGGGAGTTACTGGCTCAAGCACGCGAAGAATTGGCGCGGCTTGATGGTGTTGGCCGTAATATGCCAAACTACAACTTGCTGCTGCGTCCGTTGCAACGTCGCGAAGCATTGCGATCTTCCAGCCTTGAAGGAACTTATGCAACACCAGAGCAGCTTTTGTTGTTTGAAATTGATCCTAAAGAACCAAAATCGGCTAGCGATCCGGTAAGCGCTTGGCAAGAGGTCTGGAACTATAGTAGAGCACTAGAGTTAGGTCTAGAAATTCTTGCAGAGAGACCCATTTCTTTAAACTTAATCCGGGCAATGCATCAAGAACTTTTAGCAGGGGTAAGAGGATCTCAGAAGGATCCAGGCAACTTCCGACGTTCTCAAGTTCACGTTGGTTCTGATAGACGGTTTATTCCTCCACCTCCTAATGAGGTTATGCCGTGTTTAGATAATTTTGAAAAATCTATCCATAAGGAGAAAAGGATCGATCCGCTAATTTTCTGCTTTATGGCTCATTACCAATTTGAGGCAATTCACCCATTTCTCGATGGAAATGGTCGAGTAGGTAGGCTGCTTTTATCGCTAATGATCTACGATAAATACAATCTCAGAAAACCTTGGCTGTATTTAAGCGCCTTCTTTGACAAGTATAAAGATGAGTATATCAACCTTTTGTTTCAAGTCAGTTCAAAAGGAAACTGGGAAGATTGGATAAAATTTTGTTTACGTGGAACTATTGAACAGTCAAAAGATTCTATTAGGCGCTTTGACGAGCTTTTAGAGCTTCGTATTCAGTACATGGAACTACTAGATCAATCTGGAGGCAATATTCGTCTAAATCGACTCATCGAGCACCTTTTTGAATCACCAGCTATCACGATACCTCAACTTAAAGCTATGTGTGGCATCTCCTACCCAACTGCTCGTACTGATATAGAACGTCTCGTTCGCGTTGGAATTCTTATGGAGTCTAACATGGTAGAGCGCCCAAAAATCTATTTTGCTCCACACATCCTAGACATCGCTTTTGATGATTAG
- a CDS encoding DUF4383 domain-containing protein: MNGEQKCALALGIIFTFLGIAGFIPALINLPTSGMGSSVPLDTSSVPISGGPDYMAAYLRGFGYLFGLFPTNLLHNMVHLAIGGFGLFSATGKEGAFRYNRFFAISYLLLAIMGLIPLANTLFGIMPIFGNNVWFNAITGAIAAYFAFVWHPNHPESTAPSTQ; the protein is encoded by the coding sequence ATGAACGGCGAACAAAAATGTGCATTGGCACTGGGGATCATCTTTACCTTTTTAGGAATTGCTGGTTTTATTCCCGCTTTGATCAACTTGCCTACCTCGGGTATGGGGTCTAGCGTACCGCTAGACACAAGCTCGGTTCCCATCAGCGGCGGGCCAGATTATATGGCTGCTTACCTGAGAGGGTTTGGCTATTTGTTTGGGCTCTTTCCAACTAACCTGCTCCACAACATGGTTCACCTGGCCATTGGCGGCTTTGGTCTATTTTCGGCCACGGGTAAAGAAGGGGCATTTAGATACAATCGCTTCTTTGCGATTAGCTATTTGCTGCTGGCCATCATGGGGTTGATACCGCTTGCCAATACCCTCTTTGGTATCATGCCTATTTTTGGCAACAACGTTTGGTTCAACGCGATCACAGGGGCGATCGCAGCTTACTTCGCCTTTGTCTGGCATCCCAACCATCCCGAATCAACCGCTCCTTCTACCCAGTAG